The proteins below come from a single Pelecanus crispus isolate bPelCri1 chromosome 19, bPelCri1.pri, whole genome shotgun sequence genomic window:
- the ANKK1 gene encoding ankyrin repeat and protein kinase domain-containing protein 1, whose amino-acid sequence MTSERDRQLGSLTVFNKEDFEEDWIKVASGGFGHVYQVKHKRWRTVYAVKCSPYLLQDSTMERTSMNCLMEEATKMEKIKFQHIVTIYGVCNSPLGIVMEYMARGSLEKILPTHKMSWQLKFRVIHEMGLAMNFLHSMTPPLLHLDLKPGNILLDGNMHVKISDFGLSKWMEQSSRMQYIESCALRGTLSYIPPEMFLQNSKPPGTKYDVYSFGIVIWEVLMQKKPYAGANMMAIIVKVAAGKRPCLEPISNDWPGECQQMVDLMKRCWDQDPKQRPSFADIPVETDMLLSLIQSLVVDPENERLVRKMSHKPAISGNQQSDKEEFTFPQDTRSDETDNQEVRIPPSYSEAESPEDILSEEICRVHENGLTLLHLMVIQGNVEKVKFLLSCKANVNSQVICGYTPLIMAVQKRSPEICSVLIEHDADINMPDDDGWTPLHFAAQNGDDRIVRLLLDHQAQVNAQEHDGWTPLHLASQNNFENVARVLLSRQADSNTQEVDGKTALHVAACFGHVSLVKLLASQGADLEKKQKNHRTPLHVAVERGKFRVVHYLLKNGTSVNSLDQNHYSALHLAVVRGKYLICEKLIKYGANVELRTDKGWTPLHLASFKGHIEIIHLLKDSHAKLNAKGSMDWTPLHLATRYSDEPVVCELLRCGADPNIAEKSEWTPLHFAVQRGSFLAVINLLECKADVNAKNKVGWTPLHLAVLKGNMAIMKTLIKAGALLDVEDITGCTALQLAIRHQRENIITLLQGKDSLMNKLGNRTLVNDVKISRPIFVPERTDL is encoded by the exons ATGACTTCGGAGAGAGACCGGCAACTGGGCAGCTTAACTGTCTTTAATAAGGAGGATTTTGAAGAAGACTGGATTAAAGTGGCCAGCGGGGGCTTTGGGCATGTGTACCAAGTCAAGCACAAGAGGTGGAGAACAGTTTATGCAGTGAAATGCTCTCCGTACCTGCTGCAGGACTCCACCATGGAGAG gacGAGTATGAACTGTCTAATGGAAGAGGCAACCAAGATGGAGAAAATCAAATTCCAGCACATTGTCACTATCTACGGAGTCTGCAACAGCCCTTTGGGGATAGTGATGGAATATATGGCGAGAGGGTCCTTGGAGAAAATTCTTCCCACTCACAAAATGTCATGGCAGCTCAAATTCCGGGTTATCCATGAGATGGGCTTGGCTATGAATTTCCTGCATAGCATGACACCTCCTTTGCTGCACTTAGACCTGAAACCAGGGAACATTCTCCTAGATGGGAATATGCATGTCAAG atctCAGACTTCGGGCTATCAAAATGGATGGAGCAGTCTAGCCGAATGCAATATATTGAAAGCTGTGCTTTGAGAGGCACTCTGAGCTACATCCCCCCAGAAATGTTTCTCCAGAACAGCAAGCCCCCAGGAACCAAATATGATGTGTACAG CTTTGGAATTGTCATTTGGGAGGTACTTATGCAGAAGAAACCTTATGCAG GAGCCAACATGATGGCCATTATAGTCAAGGTTGCAGCAGGGAAAAGGCCCTGCCTAGAACCCATCAGCAATGACTGGCCAGGGGAATGCCAGCAGATGGTTGACCTGATGAAGAGGTGTTGGGACCAAGACCCTAAGCAAAGGCCAAGCTTTGCAG ATATCCCTGTAGAAACAGACATGCTGCTGTCACTGATACAAAGCCTTGTAGTAGATCCAGAGAATGAGCGCCTTGTTAGGAAGATGTCCCACAAGCCTGCCATCTCTGGGAACCAGCAG AGTGACAAAGAAGAGTTCACCTTTCCCCAAGACACCAGAAGTGATG AAACTGATAATCAGGAGGTTCGTATCCCACCTTCTTATAGTGAGGCTGAAAGTCCAGAGGACATCCTGTCTGAGGAAATCTGTAGAGTCCATGAAAATGGCCTCACATTGCTTCACCTCATGGTGATCCAGGGAAATGTGGAAAAGGTGAAGTTTCTCCTGAGCTGTAAAGCCAATGTGAACAGCCAGGTAATCTGTGGCTACACCCCACTCATTATGGCTGTTCAGAAGAGGTCACCAGAGATCTGCTCTGTTCTGATAGAGCATGATGCGGACATCAATATGCCTGATGATGATGGTTGGACACCTCTTCACTTCGCTGCTCAGAATGGGGACGACAGAATTGTACGCCTCTTGCTGGACCACCAAGCACAGGTAAATGCTCAAGAGCATGACGGGTGGACCCCTCTGCACTTGGCATCACAGAACAACTTTGAGAATGTGGCCCGAGTACTGCTATCTCGCCAGGCTGACTCCAACACCCAGGAGGTTGATGGGAAAACTGCCCTCCATGTGGCAGCTTGCTTTGGACATGTCAGCTTGGTGAAACTGCTTGCCAGTCAAGGAGCAGAcctggagaaaaaacagaagaaccaCAGAACCCCACTTCATGTTGCTGTGGAGAGGGGGAAGTTCAGGGTAGTCCATTATTTGCTGAAGAACGGGACCTCTGTCAACAGCCTGGATCAAAATCATTACAGTGCCCTGCACCTGGCTGTGGTGAGGGGGAAGTATCTCATCTGTGAGAAACTCATCAAATATGGAGCCAATGTGGAGCTGAGGACAGACAAAGGTTGGACTCCCCTGCACCTGGCTTCTTTCAAAGGACACATTGAAATCATCCACCTGCTAAAAGACAGCCACGCCAAACTGAACGCCAAAGGAAGCATGGACTGGACGCCACTTCACTTGGCTACTCGCTACAGTGATGAGCCGGTAGTCTGTGAGCTATTGAGATGTGGGGCAGATCCCAACATCGCTGAGAAGTCAGAGTGGACCCCCCTCCATTTTGCAGTCCAGCGGGGCTCCTTTTTGGCTGTCATCAATCTTCTGGAGTGCAAGGCAGATGTCAATGCTAAGAACAAAGTGGGTTGGACACCCTTGCACCTTGCTGTCCTCAAGGGCAATATGGCCATTATGAAGACCTTGATTAAGGCTGGTGCTCTGCTTGACGTGGAAGATATCACTGGCTGTACAGCCCTCCAGTTGGCAATTAGACATCAGAGAGAAAACATCATTACGCTGCTTCAAGGCAAGGACTCACTGATGAACAAATTGGGGAATAGGACTCTGGTGAATGATGTTAAGATTTCAAGACCCATATTTGTTCCAGAAAGGACAGATTTGTAG